A region from the Branchiostoma lanceolatum isolate klBraLanc5 chromosome 2, klBraLanc5.hap2, whole genome shotgun sequence genome encodes:
- the LOC136428233 gene encoding DAZ-associated protein 1-like isoform X5, with translation MANSQGDEVGKLFVGGISWDTTQEGLKNYFSKFGEVVDCVIMKDSNTGRSRGFGFVKFNDAACVQTVLASGPHNLDGRVIDPKECTPRSQQRGKAGGAYQGRVKKIFVGGIPPNCGEEDLKEFFGTFGKVTEVVMMYDQQKQRPRGFGFLTFEDEASVEKAVDVHWHMIKGKRVEAKKAEPRDGKSGGGGWGRGGGGGFGGGGWGGQQNSWGGQQGGGGYGGPGRGGGYNQFGGGGYGGPPQPGGYGGGGYGGPPAGGPPPGGYGTTGYGYGYGGTGDPYGQQQGFQQGQGMGQGMGQGMGQGVGQNQGGYGAQPAADANKPADYNNYGYGQMGSYPQQESSYGAVRGSANYGGTGDANYGGSAGTELSEAGGTYGGDMSGGYTAPQPGGYTQPETQGGYGGGQMTGGYGRGSASNSAGFHPYRR, from the exons ATGGCGAATTCACAAGGCGACGAAGTTGG GAAATTATTTGTGGGGGGCATCAGCTGGGATACAACGCAAG AGGGTCTAAAGAACTACTTCAGCAAGTTTGGAGAGGTGGTGGACTGTGTCATCATGAAAGATTCCAACACTGGCCGGTCAAGGGGGTTTGGTTTTGTCAAGTTTAACGATGCGGCCTGTGTACAGACTGTCCTCGCTAGTGGCCCACACAACCTAGATGGCAGAGTG ATTGATCCAAAAGAATGCACACCCAGAAGTCAGCAAAGG GGAAAGGCTGGTGGTGCCTACCAGGGCCGTGTCAAGAAGATCTTTGTTGGTGGCATTCCACCCAACTGTGGAGAGGAAGACCTGAAAGAGTTCTTTGGCACTTTTGGCAAG GTGACAGAAGTTGTGATGATGTACGATCAACAGAAACAGAGACCCAGAG GATTTGGATTTTTAACGTTCGAGGATGAAGCCAGCGTTGAGAAGGCTGTGGATGTACATTGGCACATGATCAAGGGCAAACGG GTTGAGGCAAAGAAGGCAGAACCTCGTGATGGGAAGTCTGGCGGAGGCGGCTGGGGCCGTGGCGGCGGCGGTGGTTTCGGAGGCGGCGGCTGGGGCGGCCAACAGAACAGCTGGGGAGGCCAGCAGGGCGGAG GCGGCTATGGCGGTCCTGGTCGCGGAGGTGGCTACAACCAGTTTGGCGGTGGTGGATACGGCGGACCACCCCAGCCCGGCGGCTACGGAGGTGGCGGCTATGGAGGACCACCTGCAGGAGGGCCACCACCTGGAGGCTATG GCACGACAGGGTATGGCTATGGTTATGGTGGAACTGGGGATCCATATGGCCAGCAACAGGGCTTCCAACAGGGCCAGGGTATGGGGCAGGGGATGGGACAGGGCATGGGCCAGGGCGTGGGACAGAACCAGGGTGGCTACGGAGCTCAGCCTGCTGCAGACGCCAACAAGCCTGCCGACTACAACAACTACGGCTACG GACAAATGGGCAGTTACCCACAACAGGAGTCTAGCTACGGCGCCGTAAGAGGCTCTGCAAACTACGGTGGCACCGGTGACGCAAACTACGGAGGCAGTGCAGGTACTGAGCTCTCTGAAG CTGGGGGCACTTACGGAGGGGACATGTCTGGTGGCTACACCGCTCCGCAGCCAGGGGGGTACACACAGCCTGAGACACAGGGGGGCTATGGAGGCGGCCAGATGACAGGGGGGTACGGCCGTGGGTCCGCCAGCAACTCCGCTGGCTTCCACCCCTACAGGCGATAG